One region of Longimicrobium sp. genomic DNA includes:
- a CDS encoding N-acyl-D-amino-acid deacylase family protein: protein MSFGTITRRLLAGAALLAALPLDAQGGYDLIIRNGRVLDGSGNPWYRADVAIRGDRIVAVGDLSGQRAAREIDAAGLYVAPGFIDVHTHAGEGLATAALSHGQPLLAQGITTVLVNPDGGGATDMARQRAEMQSHGIGVNVAQMVPHGSVRSRVMGMADRAPTAAEMDQMRALVRAGMEEGAFGLSTGPWYAPGSFAKTEELIDLSRIVAGYGGAYSSHIRDEADYNVGLVAAVDEVIRIGREARLRVVATHLKALGPRVWGYSGALVSRIDRARAEGVEVFADQYPYTASATSLSGALVPRWALAGGDTALQRRIADPAERARLRVEVLDNLDRRGGADRIQFRRHRADPTIEGRTLLWVAQRGGVEPVDAVLELLRTGNPGVVSFNMLDADVDLLMRQPWMMTSSDGDLVPMGEGVPHPRSYGTYPRKIREYVVERGVMDLAAAIRSMTSLPATVFRIPDRGTLREGAVADVVVFDLARVNDPATFSDPHKLAEGMVHVLVNGRPAADQGRFSSQLHGRVLALPRRVGDSR from the coding sequence ATGTCCTTCGGCACGATCACTCGCCGACTCCTGGCCGGCGCGGCGCTTCTCGCGGCCCTTCCGCTTGACGCGCAGGGCGGGTACGACCTCATCATCCGCAACGGGCGGGTGCTGGACGGCAGCGGCAATCCCTGGTACCGCGCGGACGTCGCCATCCGCGGCGACCGCATCGTGGCTGTCGGAGACCTTTCCGGACAGCGCGCGGCACGGGAGATCGACGCGGCGGGATTGTACGTGGCGCCCGGCTTCATCGACGTGCACACCCATGCGGGCGAGGGGCTGGCGACGGCGGCGCTCAGCCACGGGCAGCCGCTGCTGGCGCAGGGGATCACCACGGTGCTGGTGAACCCCGACGGGGGCGGGGCGACGGACATGGCCCGCCAGCGCGCGGAGATGCAGTCGCACGGCATCGGCGTGAACGTCGCGCAGATGGTGCCGCACGGCTCGGTGCGGTCGCGGGTGATGGGGATGGCCGACCGCGCGCCCACGGCGGCCGAGATGGACCAGATGCGGGCGCTGGTGCGGGCCGGGATGGAGGAGGGTGCGTTCGGCCTGTCGACGGGGCCCTGGTACGCCCCGGGAAGCTTCGCGAAAACCGAGGAGCTGATCGACCTGTCGCGGATCGTGGCCGGGTACGGGGGCGCCTATTCCAGCCACATCCGCGACGAGGCGGACTACAACGTGGGGCTGGTGGCGGCGGTGGACGAGGTGATCCGCATCGGGCGCGAGGCACGGCTTCGCGTGGTGGCCACGCACCTCAAGGCGCTGGGGCCGCGGGTGTGGGGCTACTCCGGCGCGCTCGTCAGCCGCATCGACCGGGCGCGCGCCGAGGGCGTGGAGGTGTTCGCGGACCAGTATCCCTACACCGCGTCCGCCACCTCGCTGAGCGGCGCGCTGGTGCCGAGGTGGGCGCTGGCGGGGGGCGACACGGCCCTGCAGCGGCGCATCGCCGACCCCGCGGAGCGCGCCCGGCTGCGGGTGGAGGTGCTCGACAACCTGGACCGGCGCGGCGGCGCGGACCGCATCCAGTTCCGCCGCCACCGCGCGGACCCCACGATTGAGGGCAGGACGCTGCTGTGGGTGGCGCAGCGCGGCGGGGTGGAGCCGGTGGACGCGGTGCTGGAGCTGCTGCGCACCGGCAACCCGGGCGTGGTGTCGTTCAACATGCTGGATGCCGACGTGGACCTGCTGATGCGGCAGCCGTGGATGATGACCTCGTCCGACGGCGACCTGGTGCCGATGGGCGAGGGCGTGCCCCATCCACGCTCGTACGGCACCTATCCGCGCAAGATCCGCGAGTACGTGGTGGAGCGCGGGGTGATGGACCTGGCCGCCGCCATCCGCAGCATGACCTCGCTTCCGGCGACGGTGTTCCGCATTCCCGACCGCGGCACGCTGCGCGAGGGTGCCGTGGCGGACGTGGTGGTCTTCGACCTGGCCCGCGTGAACGACCCCGCCACGTTCAGCGATCCCCACAAGCTGGCGGAGGGGATGGTGCACGTGCTGGTGAACGGCCGCCCGGCGGCGGACCAGGGCCGCTTCTCATCCCAATTGCACGGGCGGGTGCTCGCGCTGCCGCGGCGGGTGGGCGATAGCCGCTGA
- a CDS encoding protein-glutamine glutaminase family protein has translation MSEAETELLLRAAGSLPEFSPYLFSGCHDRAHAAYVLLPAAVRAKAGKVWLFPPARYTSAIAGKLGLNLAVPYGEKVEWGYHVALYFKTSRGDLVLDAALTPGQLISPERWFSMMKIPAPSFWTVLDGGLYLFNDSGTPSFGRPPWPHRNTNLMNGYFYRYEGDAAGSNRIPLNLARDAVGAALIAGGGCPALRAAITEPENLLELLRRTDLPADCAPLQERFRTEVQSWSQRLSQAR, from the coding sequence TTGAGCGAAGCAGAAACGGAGCTGCTGCTGCGGGCGGCCGGCAGCCTGCCGGAATTCTCACCGTACCTGTTCAGTGGGTGTCATGACCGGGCGCACGCGGCCTATGTGCTGCTGCCTGCGGCCGTGCGGGCGAAGGCTGGCAAGGTGTGGCTCTTTCCCCCGGCCCGCTACACGTCGGCCATTGCCGGGAAGTTGGGACTTAATCTGGCCGTGCCGTATGGCGAAAAGGTAGAATGGGGCTATCACGTGGCCTTGTATTTCAAGACCTCCCGCGGCGATCTGGTGCTGGACGCCGCGCTCACGCCGGGCCAGCTGATCTCGCCTGAGCGCTGGTTCTCCATGATGAAGATCCCGGCGCCCTCCTTCTGGACCGTGCTCGACGGGGGATTGTACCTCTTCAACGACTCCGGCACCCCCTCGTTCGGCCGGCCGCCGTGGCCGCACCGCAACACGAACCTGATGAATGGCTACTTCTACCGCTACGAGGGCGACGCGGCGGGATCGAACCGGATTCCGTTGAACCTGGCACGTGACGCCGTGGGCGCGGCACTGATCGCGGGCGGCGGATGCCCCGCCCTGCGAGCGGCCATCACTGAGCCCGAAAACCTGCTGGAACTACTTCGGCGCACGGATCTACCGGCGGATTGCGCGCCTCTCCAGGAACGGTTCCGCACCGAGGTCCAGTCATGGTCGCAGCGGCTTTCCCAAGCGCGGTAG
- a CDS encoding cytochrome c, with the protein MKKWMKRLGIGLGGLVVLLLVAFAVAYGASKKRLNQRWNVAAASLNITRDPAQVARGRHVATAVSKCTECHGQDLGGTVFIDGMPMAVLIAPNLTAGKGGVLPRYTDAQLEAAIRHGVRHDKRALLIMPSDEFQHLSDEDVAAVIAYMRSVPPVDRQLAPSKVGPLGHVLLATRQLPLPAEIIDHAPRTRRVPPQGVTREYGQYLVSVGGCVGCHTPSLGGGPGHGLPTPNITPGGPIGSWSEADWFRAMREGKRPDGSAIRPEMPWKAVGRMTDDELRAMWMYLRTVPRVEPQAKT; encoded by the coding sequence ATGAAGAAGTGGATGAAGCGTTTGGGCATTGGCCTCGGCGGGCTCGTGGTCCTGCTGCTGGTGGCGTTCGCCGTGGCGTACGGCGCCAGCAAGAAGCGGCTCAACCAGCGGTGGAACGTCGCGGCGGCGTCGCTGAACATCACGCGCGACCCTGCGCAGGTGGCGCGCGGCAGGCACGTGGCCACCGCCGTTTCCAAGTGCACCGAGTGCCATGGCCAGGACCTCGGGGGAACGGTATTCATCGACGGCATGCCCATGGCCGTGCTGATCGCCCCAAACCTTACCGCGGGCAAGGGGGGCGTGCTCCCCCGCTACACCGACGCGCAGCTGGAGGCAGCCATCCGCCACGGCGTGCGCCACGACAAGCGCGCCCTGCTCATCATGCCGTCGGACGAATTCCAGCACCTGAGCGACGAGGACGTGGCCGCCGTCATCGCCTACATGCGCTCCGTGCCGCCGGTGGACCGGCAGCTCGCGCCCTCCAAGGTGGGGCCGCTGGGGCACGTGCTGCTCGCCACCCGCCAGCTTCCCCTGCCCGCCGAGATCATCGACCACGCGCCGCGTACCCGCCGGGTTCCGCCGCAGGGCGTTACGCGCGAGTACGGGCAGTACCTGGTGAGCGTGGGCGGATGCGTGGGGTGCCACACACCCAGCCTGGGGGGCGGCCCCGGCCATGGCCTGCCGACGCCCAACATCACCCCCGGCGGGCCGATCGGCTCGTGGAGCGAGGCCGACTGGTTCCGGGCGATGCGCGAGGGCAAGCGCCCGGACGGCTCGGCCATCCGCCCCGAGATGCCGTGGAAGGCGGTCGGCAGGATGACGGACGACGAGCTGCGCGCCATGTGGATGTACCTGCGCACCGTGCCGCGCGTGGAGCCGCAGGCGAAGACCTGA
- a CDS encoding penicillin acylase family protein yields MTPSTPRWALTAFVLAAYAPAAAAQAGLADQVEIRRTAYGVPHIRAENFRAAGFGLGWVQLEDHGMRIVQGLVRARGELALRYGADSLDSDFDLRPVHRRAVASYPLLEADTRDMYDGFAAGVNRYVELHRSEFPAWVTPTFSGHDVHAQGMGGGGPDVRRFLNRVRGEPPRGGAAQPGAEGDPQAPGAEDGSNAWALAPSRTRSGRAILLRNPHLAWSAGYYEAHVTVPGQLDFYGDFRLGGPIVLVGGFNTYLGWATTNNAPDLEEIYALEVDPARPDHYLFDGGSVPLRRETETVEFANGPGVGTVTRERWTTPLGPVIHRGGGRIYVVRAAGEDEFRGGEQFLKMMRARNRTEWTNALRMRARVTSNLTYADRDGNIYYVWNATHPALPHPSGGDTAAIPASRSTDVWTRVVGFDSLPQVLNPRGGYVRNENDPPYLTNLHQPLRREDYPAYFPGGAELRLRSQHSLELLHNDRKFSLEDVVAAKHSMRMILADRVKDDLLRAVRAAPPTPEVAQAAAVLERWDNTAAAESRGGVLFETWWWRYVRTGPQAPPSAASVGFPVPAAALFARAWTAAEPLATPRGLGDPARAVEAFAWAAAEVQRKYGSADVAWGTVHRVRHGSVDVPVGGCSGFLGCFRVLNFREEPDGTRTVVGGDGWVLAVEFTNPVRAYSVLAYGESSKPGSPHHDDQAAMFAANRMKPVAFTEADVERATVRRYRPGREAGVATRQQRGRASIVHP; encoded by the coding sequence ATGACGCCTTCCACGCCGCGATGGGCGCTGACCGCCTTCGTGCTCGCCGCCTACGCACCCGCCGCGGCCGCGCAGGCCGGCCTGGCGGACCAGGTGGAGATCCGCCGCACGGCGTATGGCGTGCCGCACATCCGGGCGGAGAACTTCCGCGCCGCGGGCTTCGGGCTGGGGTGGGTGCAGCTGGAAGACCATGGAATGCGCATCGTCCAGGGGCTGGTGCGCGCGCGGGGCGAGCTGGCCCTGCGCTACGGGGCCGACAGCCTGGACTCGGACTTCGATTTGCGCCCCGTACACCGGCGGGCGGTTGCCAGCTATCCCCTCCTGGAAGCCGACACGCGCGACATGTACGACGGGTTCGCCGCCGGGGTGAACCGCTACGTGGAGCTCCATCGATCCGAGTTTCCCGCGTGGGTAACGCCCACCTTCAGCGGCCACGACGTGCACGCGCAGGGGATGGGCGGGGGCGGCCCCGACGTGCGGCGCTTCCTGAACCGCGTGCGCGGCGAGCCGCCGCGGGGCGGGGCCGCGCAGCCCGGGGCGGAGGGCGACCCGCAGGCACCGGGCGCGGAGGACGGCTCCAACGCGTGGGCCCTGGCGCCCAGCCGCACCCGGTCCGGGCGCGCCATCCTGCTGCGCAACCCGCACCTGGCGTGGTCGGCCGGCTACTACGAGGCGCACGTGACGGTGCCCGGGCAGCTGGATTTCTACGGCGACTTCCGGCTGGGCGGGCCCATCGTCCTCGTCGGCGGCTTCAACACGTACCTGGGCTGGGCGACGACGAACAACGCGCCGGACCTGGAAGAGATCTACGCGCTGGAGGTGGATCCCGCCCGTCCGGACCACTACCTGTTCGACGGCGGCTCCGTCCCCCTGCGGCGCGAGACGGAAACGGTGGAGTTCGCCAACGGCCCCGGCGTGGGCACGGTGACGCGCGAACGCTGGACGACGCCGCTGGGGCCCGTTATCCACCGCGGCGGCGGAAGAATCTACGTGGTGCGGGCCGCCGGGGAGGACGAGTTCCGCGGGGGCGAGCAGTTCCTGAAGATGATGCGGGCACGCAACCGCACCGAATGGACGAACGCCCTGCGGATGCGGGCGCGAGTGACCTCCAACCTCACCTACGCGGACCGCGACGGGAACATCTACTACGTGTGGAACGCCACCCACCCGGCCCTGCCGCACCCCTCCGGCGGCGACACCGCGGCAATTCCCGCCAGCCGGAGCACGGACGTGTGGACGCGCGTGGTCGGGTTCGACTCGCTTCCGCAGGTGCTCAATCCGCGCGGCGGATACGTGCGCAATGAGAACGATCCGCCGTACCTGACCAACCTGCACCAGCCGCTGCGGCGCGAGGACTATCCCGCCTACTTTCCCGGCGGAGCGGAGCTGCGCCTGCGCAGCCAGCACTCGCTGGAGCTGCTTCACAACGATCGCAAGTTTTCGCTGGAAGACGTGGTGGCCGCCAAGCACAGCATGCGGATGATCCTGGCCGACCGCGTGAAGGACGACTTGCTGCGGGCCGTGCGCGCCGCCCCGCCCACGCCGGAGGTCGCGCAGGCGGCGGCCGTGCTGGAGCGCTGGGACAACACGGCGGCGGCGGAAAGCCGTGGCGGCGTGCTCTTCGAAACGTGGTGGTGGCGGTACGTGCGCACCGGACCGCAGGCGCCGCCCAGCGCCGCCTCGGTGGGCTTTCCCGTGCCGGCCGCGGCACTCTTCGCGCGGGCGTGGACCGCCGCCGAGCCCCTGGCGACGCCCCGCGGCCTGGGCGACCCGGCGCGCGCGGTGGAAGCGTTCGCCTGGGCCGCCGCGGAGGTGCAGCGGAAGTACGGGAGCGCGGACGTGGCGTGGGGCACCGTCCACCGCGTGCGCCACGGCTCCGTGGACGTGCCCGTCGGCGGATGCAGCGGGTTCCTGGGATGCTTCCGCGTGCTGAACTTTCGCGAGGAGCCGGACGGAACGCGCACCGTCGTCGGCGGCGACGGATGGGTGCTCGCCGTCGAGTTCACGAATCCAGTGCGCGCCTACAGCGTGCTGGCGTACGGCGAGAGCAGCAAGCCCGGCTCGCCGCACCACGACGACCAGGCCGCGATGTTCGCCGCCAACCGCATGAAGCCCGTCGCCTTCACCGAAGCGGACGTGGAGCGCGCGACCGTGCGGCGCTACCGGCCCGGGCGGGAGGCGGGGGTGGCGACTCGGCAACAAAGGGGGAGAGCGTCGATCGTGCACCCCTGA